The genomic DNA ACAACCACGCGCTGACGCTCGCCCGGTACGAACTGGCGCTGGAGGCCACGCGCCGCCCGGAGCTGCGGGCGCATTTCGACGCCGCGGGCGCCCGTTTCCGGGAGCAACTGGGCGCCCTCGTCACCGCGACGGGCTCGGCCGACCCGGCCCGGCACGTCCTCTCGCTGGTCGCCTGGGCCGACGGTCTGATGTTCAGTTGCGTAGCGGGGACCTTCCACGCCGAGGTGCCGGGCCTCCAGGCGGTGCGGTCGGGGCTGCGGGAGCTGCTCGACGGCATGCTGGGCGACCTGCCCCACAGCTGAAATCCCCTGGTGGGACCGGCCGTTCTGGGCGAGGATGCCGACATGACGACCGAACGCCACGAACCCCCCGTCGACGCCGACGAACGCACCATGCTGGAGGGCTGGCTCGAGTACCACCGGCGGACCCTCGACTGGAAGTGCGAGGGACTCACCGACGAGCAGTTGCGGACGACCGCCGTGGCACCGTCGACGTTGTCCCTGATGGGACTGGTCCGGCACATGGCGGAGGTGGAGCGCAGCTGGTACCGCAGGGTGCTGGCGGCGGAGGACGCCGGCCCGATCTACTACTCCGACGAGGACCCGGACGGCGAGTTCCGGCTCACCGGGGCGGACACGTTCGCCGAGGCCCGGGCCACCTGGCAGGCCGAGATCGAGGCGGCCCGCCGCAACGCGGCCGGCGTTTCCCTGGACGAACCGACCCGGGGCAGGCACCTGCGCACCGGCGAGCGCTACACCCTGCGCTGGATCCACACCCACATGATCGAGGAGTACGCGCGTCACAACGGGCACGCGGACCTGATCCGCGAACGCCTGGACGGTGCCACGGGCGACTGACGTCACCCCGGGTCGCCCACGGGACTCCGTACGGGGCCGGAGATCACCCGTGCGGGGCAACCTCCGCTTGTCCGGCGCCGGTCGTGCCGCCCGAACCAGCAGAGTGGCGCGGGTGCATCGAACGACGACCACCGCAACGCTTCTCGTGACCGTGGCCGTGTCGGCCCTGACCGGCTGTACGACGGTCCGGGGCCCGGCCGCGGCCGACCCGTCGGCGGTCGGCGCCCGCTCGTCCGCACCGCGCCCGGACGGCGCGGCCGAGCCACGCGTGGTACAGGCCCCGGCCCGGGAGGCGCTGGAGATGATCGGCCCCTCCCCCACCCCGGAGCGCGCCACCGGAGAACCTCGCCGTACCACGGCCCCGACGCCCCCGTCCGCGCGGCACCGTCCCCCGGCCGCCGGCGCCACCGAAGAGCGGCCCGACCGTCCGGCGGCACCCGAGCACACCCGTGCGCCCGCGACCTCCCGGCCCCGGGTGCCCGAACTGCCCGGCGGGTCCGGCGAAGGCACCGGCGGGAAGGCGGACGTGTGCTCCCTCGGCAAGCGGTACGGCGGCTGGCGGCCGGGCAGCCCCGAGGCCCGCATCTGCGAGCACGCGTACGGCCGCTGAACCTGGCACTGCCACGATGACTGACAGGGCCGCGCCGGGCCGCGCCTAGGGTCGCTACCGCGGCGGTCGGCCCCGCTCCTCGGGGCCATCGGGACGGCCGGGCCCGTCGGCGCCCCGGCCGGCGCGGTCCAGGCGCAGCTCCAGCCGGTCGATCGAGGCGCGTACGCCCTCTTCGTAACGCCCGGGGGCGAGGATCCCGGCCGCGGTACGGGCGTGCCTCAGGTGCAGCCGGGCCGCCTCGCGGTGACCGAGCCGGTCGTAGTCGGCGGCCAGGTTCAGGTGGAGCGAGGGGTAGAGGGCGCGGGCGGCGGGCGTGCCCTCGTGCCGGTCGGCGGCCAGGTCCCCCGTCAGTTCCTCGGCGGCCGACAACGCCCGCAGGTCCCAGGCCAGTTCCTCCTGCGGGTCGTCCTGGGTGTCGGCCAGGTAGTGGGCCAGCGTGCAGCGGTGCAGGGCGTCGCCGTGCTCGCCGATCTCCGCCCACAGGGCGAGGTAGCGGTGCCGGGCCTCCTCGCGGTCGCCCGCGTGATGCAGCATGGCGACCTGGCCGATCCGCGTCAGCACGGCATCCGGCGCCGCCTGCTCCTGTCCCTTCGCCACCGCGTCCTCCGTGCCCCTCGTCGGCTGTCCCGACGACGCTAACCGCACGTGCCCGCTTTCCCGGTCAGGCGGCACCGGGGGTGCGCGGGCCGGCCGGTGACGGACCGGCCCGAGCGTCGGGCCCGGCTCAGCCCAGGTTCGGAATGGTCCAGTCGATCGGCTCGTGGCCCTGCCCGGCGACCGCCTCGTTGATCTGCGTGAAGGGGCGGGAGCCGAAGAACTTCTTCGCGGACAGCGGTGAGGGGTGCGCCCCCTTGACCACGACGTGCCGCGTCTCGTCGATCAGCGGCAGCTTCTTCTGCGCGTAGTTGCCCCACAGTACGAACACCGCGGGGTCGGTCCGGGCGGCCACCGCGCGGATCACCGCGTCGGTGAACAGCTCCCAGCCGCGTGACTTGTGCGAGTTCGCCTCACCGGCGCGGACCGTGAGCACCGCGTTGAGCAGCAGGACGCCCTGCTTCGCCCACGGCATCAGATAGCCGTTGTCCGGGATCGGGGTGTCCAGCTCCGCGTGCATCTCCTTGTAGATGTTGCGCAGGGACGGCGGGACCTTCACCCCCGGCCGGACCGAGAAGCACAGCCCGTGCCCCTGGCCCTCGCCGTGGTAGGGGTCCTGGCCGAGGACCAGCACCTTCACCCGGTCGAACGGCGTGGCCTCCAGCGCGGCGAAGACCTCCTCGCGCGGCGGGTAGACGGGGCCGTTCGCCCGCTCCTCCTCGACGAACTCCATCAGCTCCTTGAAGTAGGGCTGCTGCAGCTCGCCGCCCAGCACCTCGCGCCAGGACTCGGGCAGCATGGCGATGTCGGTCACGTCAACTTCCTTACGCTGTGCGGTGGCTTCCAGTGCCCAAGAACCTACCGCCGGCCACTGACAACGGGAGCGGCTACCAGCTCGTCTTCCGCTGGAGCTGCCACATCATCATGATCGTGGACGGGTCCAGGGCCTGCTCCGCGCCCGAGATGTCCGTGCTGGCGGCCACGTACTGCTTGCCCTGCCACAGCGGCAGCAGCCGCGCGTCGTTCACCATGATCTGCTGCGCCTGCTCGAACTCCCGCTCCACGTTGGCGCGGTCGCTCTCCCGGCGGGAGCGCGGCAGCAGGTCGCCGGTGATCTCCGGTGTGAGGTACGGCGTGCCGAGCGCGTTCTGCTCCCCGACGAAGGGCGCGATGAAGTTCTCCGCGTCCGGGAAGTCCGGGGACCAGCCACGCCCGAACACGGGGTACTCGCCCTTCTGGTATCCGGCGACGTACGTCTTCCAGGGACGGCTCTTGAGGGTGACCTTGAACAGGCCGGAGGCGTCGAGCTGCCGCTTGATCTCCTCGAACTCCTTGGCCGTCTCGGAGCCGTAGCGGTCGGTGGTGTACCAGAGGGTGAGCGGGACGGGCTCGGTGATGTCGGCGTCCTCGAGCAGCTCGCGGGCCTTGGGGACGCTGGGGTCGCCGTAGTCGTCGAAGAAGCCCGTGGTGTGACCGGTGAGGCCCTTGGGGACCATCGAGTACAGCGGATCGACGGTGTCCTGGTAGATCTTGTGGGCGATCATCGTCCGGTCGATCACCTGGGCGACGGCCTGGCGCACTTCCTTGCGTCCCGCCCAGGGGTCCTCGGGGTTGAAGACGAGGTAGCTGATCTCCGTGCCGGTGCCCTCGACCAGCTGGAGGCCCTCCTCCTTGCCCTCCTTGCCCTGGAGGGTGATGACGTCGTCGGCGGCGAGACCTCGGTAGGTCACCTGGATGTCTCCGTCGCGCAGCGCCTTCACCATGCCGGCGGAGTCCTTGAAGTAGCGGACGGTCACGGCCTTGTTCTGCCGTTCGGCGAAGCCCTTGTAGTGGTCGTTGCGCACGAGTTCGGCCCGTTCGCCGTCGTCGTACGACTCGAGCGTGTACGGGCCCGAGCCCACGACGCCGCTGCCTTCCCGCAGGGCGTCCGCGGGGTAGTCGCCGGGGGCGACGATCGACATGGCGGGCGTGGCGAGCACGAACGGGAAGGTGGCGTCGGGCTTGTTGAGGTGGAAGACGACCTCGCGTTCGCTCGGCGCCTGGACCCGTTCGAGGCTGCCGAGCAGACCCGCCGGTCCACCGTTGACGTTGATGTCCTTGATCCGGTCGATCGAGTACTTGACGGCCTGGGCGTCGAGGGGATCGCCGTTGGAGAAGGTCAGGCCCTCGCGCAGCTCGCAGCGGTACACCCGGTTCGTGGTGTCGGCGAACGCGCACTGCTCGGCGGCGTCGGGCTGCGGCGCGGTGGCGCCGCTCGGGTAACTGAGCAGCGTCTGGTAGATGTTCCGGAACAGCTCCCAGGAGCCGTCCCAGGAAGCGGCCGGATCGAGGGTGCTGGGGGCGCTGGTCGTCCCGACGACGATCGGCTCCTCGTCCTCCGGACCGTCGGACGACAGGATGCCGCATCCGGTGACCAGTGACGATATGGACACGATGGCCGCGACCCGCCGCAGGCCCCGCTTCCGGTTGAACACGCGCACGCTCCTCGATCCGCCGTACCAAGGTCGGCAGACCATACCGCAGCGCCACGCCCCCTGAACCCCCCTTCTGAGCAGGGGTTTTGATCATTTTGCGATGACTACGTTGTCATCGTGCACCGGGTTCCGATACGCGGACACGGGCGCCGTTCTCGTCAACGGCGCCCGTGTCCGGGATCGATCTTGAGGGGTCCTCGTGGGCGAGATCAGGCCACGCCGGCGTTCAGGAAGATGCCGCCGTCGACGACGAGCGTCTGACCCGTGACCCAGGCGGACTGCTCCGAGGTGAGGAACTCGGCGGCGCCCCCGATGTCGGAGGGCACGCCGAGCCGGCCCAGCGGGTAGCCCGAGGCGGCCTCCTCCTCGCGGCCCTCGTAGAGGGCGGCGGCGAACTTGGTCTTCACGACCGCCGGGGCGATCGCGTTGACCCGCACCTTGGGCGCGAACTCGTGCGCCAGCTGCGCGGTGAGGTTGATCAGCGCGGCCTTGCTCACGCCGTACGCGGCGATGAAGGGTGAGGGCGAGAGGCCCGCGACCGAGGCGATGTTGACGATCGCGCCGCCGTTGTCCTTCTGCCAGGCGTGCCAGGTGCGCTGGGCGAAGCCGAGCGCCGAGATCACGTTGGTCTCGAAGACCTTGCGCGCCACGTTCAGGTCGAGGTCGGCGATCGGGCCGAACACCGGGTTGGTCCCGGCGTTGTTGACCAGGAAGTCGACTCGGCCGAAGGCCTCCATCACGCGCTCGACGGCGACGGCCTGGTGGGCCTCGTCGTGCGCCTTGCCTGCGACACCGATGACCCGCTCGGAGCCGAGCCGGTCGACGGCCTCCTTCAGAGCGTCCTCGTTGCGGCCGGTGATGCAGACCCGGTCGCCACGGGCGACGAGCGCCTCGGCGACGCCGTAGCCGATGCCGCGGCTCGCGCCCGTGACGAGCGCCACCTTGCCGGAGAGGGCGGGCAGTTCAGTCATGTCAGTGGTCCCCAATCCCAGTGTTCCCTAGTCTCCGCGCGCCCTAGTCGAGCGGTCCGCCGGCCACGTACAGCACCTGGCCGGAGACGAATCCTGCGGCCTCGCCGGTGAAGAAGGCGATGGCGTTGGCGATGTCGTCGGGCTCGCCGACGCGCGCGACCGGGATCTGGGTGGCGGCGGCGGCTTTGAAGTCGTCGAAGCCCATGCCGACGCGGTCGGCGGTGGCCTTGGTCATCTCGGTGGCGATGAAGCCGGGGGCGACGGCGTTGGCGGTGACGCCGAACTTGCCCAGCTCCTTGGCGAGGGTCTTGGTGAAGCCCTGGAGACCGGCCTTGGCGGCGGAGTAGTTGACCTGGCCGCGGTTGCCGAGGGCGGAGGAGGAGGACAGGTTGACGATGCGGCCGAACTTGGCGTCCACCATGTGCTTCTGGCAGGCCTTCGACATCAGGAAGGCGCCGCGCAGGTGCACGTTCATGACGGTGTCCCAGTCGGAGACGCTCATCTTGAACAGCAGGTTGTCGCGCAACACGCCCGCGTTGTTGACGAGGATCGTCGGCGCGCCCAGCTCCTCGGCGATCCGCGCGACGGCCGCCTCGACCTGGACCTCGTCCGAGACGTCGCAGCCCACCGCGATCGCCTTGCCGCCGGCCGCGGTGATCTTCTCGACGGTGTCCTTGCAGGCGGCCTCGTCGAGGTCGATGACGGCGACGGCGCGGCCCTCGGCGGCCAGTCGTACGGCGGTGGCGGCACCGATGCCGCGCGCGGCTCCGGTGACTACGGCGACCCGCTGCTCAGTGGTGGACATTCGCTGCTTCTCCTCGTCCTGGGGATGCGGCCCGTGCGGAGCGTGTGCCCTGGGTGAGCGACCGCTTAGTACCTTCCGCAGACGTGACGCTAGAAGCCCTGGCACCCGGTGTCAACGGGACACCGGGCCGGTGTGATCCATTACCTGGTCCTCGCCCTGCGCCGCTCCGCCTCGATCGCCCGATCGGCCCAGCGCTGCGGGCCGCCCGGCCGCCGGGCCCCTAGCGTCGAAGCGCGAGCCACCCGTGGCCGGAAAGGAGGCGTCCATGCGCCGTCGAACCGGTGCAGCAGGCATAGCAGTCGCGATCGCCGCGATCGTGCCGCTGGCCGACCCCGCACCCGCCCAGGACCTCACCGCGAGCCTGGAGCCGGACTGCCGGAGCTTCACCTACCAGGAAGCGGTACCGATCGGGCTGGAGGAGGACCCGGGCAAGGACCCGCTGTGCGCGGACGAAGGGTACGAAGACCCGTCCGGCGAGGCCCCACCGGACGAGGAGGGCCGGACCGATGACGGCCGGCTCGACCCGGGCGGAGCCGACGACGGGCGACTCGACGGAGGTCTGCCCGACGGAAGCGGACCGGGTCAGGTCCGACCGGACGGGAACGGCCCCGACGGAGGCGGACCGGGCCGGACCCGGCCCGACGAGGGCCGCCTCGACGAGGGCCGGCTCGACCAGGACCGGCCCGGTCAGTCGCACTCCGCCGGCCAGGGTCCCTTCGACCAGGGCGGGATCCGTGAGATCCGGGAGGCGGACGACGGCGCGGGCGGCGCGACCCGTCCGGACCGGGACCAGCTCCCGACCATCTCCGCCACCTCCGTGCCGCGTCCGGCCACCACGGCGCCGGCGCCGGCCCCGGTCGTCACCACACCGGCGCCCGTGGCCTCCCCCGCCGTGACGCCGACGCTCGGCACCCAGGGCGGCCTGGGCGGCGCCTCGGGTACCGGTCCCAGCGACTGGGACATCGGCATCGGCCTGAGCTTCGTCACCGGCGCCGCGCTCGCGGCGGGCTACGTGATCAGGCGCCGCCGACGCGTCTGACGCACGGGCCGGGCAGCGCGTGCCCGATCGTCCGGGCGGGCCCCGCCCCTACCACCGCACCAGCAGCTCGAGAAGCCGTTCCGTCTCGACTACCGCACCAGCAGGTCGAGAAGCCGTTCCGTCTCGGCCGCCGGGTCGGCCGTGAGGCCGGTGTGGACGGGGCCCGGCTGGACGATGGTCGAACGGGGCGCGATCAGCCAGCGGAACCGGCGGCCGGGGTCGTCCTCGGCCGCCTGGCCCGCCGCGTCCCCTCCGGCGCACACGCCCTCCACCGCGCGCAGCGCCGCGCGCACCCCGGGCAGGTCCACGCGCGGGTCCAGGGCAAGCAGCCGGTCCTCGTCGAGATGG from Streptomyces sp. CB09001 includes the following:
- a CDS encoding DinB family protein, with amino-acid sequence MTTERHEPPVDADERTMLEGWLEYHRRTLDWKCEGLTDEQLRTTAVAPSTLSLMGLVRHMAEVERSWYRRVLAAEDAGPIYYSDEDPDGEFRLTGADTFAEARATWQAEIEAARRNAAGVSLDEPTRGRHLRTGERYTLRWIHTHMIEEYARHNGHADLIRERLDGATGD
- the ung gene encoding uracil-DNA glycosylase; this encodes MTDIAMLPESWREVLGGELQQPYFKELMEFVEEERANGPVYPPREEVFAALEATPFDRVKVLVLGQDPYHGEGQGHGLCFSVRPGVKVPPSLRNIYKEMHAELDTPIPDNGYLMPWAKQGVLLLNAVLTVRAGEANSHKSRGWELFTDAVIRAVAARTDPAVFVLWGNYAQKKLPLIDETRHVVVKGAHPSPLSAKKFFGSRPFTQINEAVAGQGHEPIDWTIPNLG
- a CDS encoding ABC transporter substrate-binding protein, which codes for MFNRKRGLRRVAAIVSISSLVTGCGILSSDGPEDEEPIVVGTTSAPSTLDPAASWDGSWELFRNIYQTLLSYPSGATAPQPDAAEQCAFADTTNRVYRCELREGLTFSNGDPLDAQAVKYSIDRIKDINVNGGPAGLLGSLERVQAPSEREVVFHLNKPDATFPFVLATPAMSIVAPGDYPADALREGSGVVGSGPYTLESYDDGERAELVRNDHYKGFAERQNKAVTVRYFKDSAGMVKALRDGDIQVTYRGLAADDVITLQGKEGKEEGLQLVEGTGTEISYLVFNPEDPWAGRKEVRQAVAQVIDRTMIAHKIYQDTVDPLYSMVPKGLTGHTTGFFDDYGDPSVPKARELLEDADITEPVPLTLWYTTDRYGSETAKEFEEIKRQLDASGLFKVTLKSRPWKTYVAGYQKGEYPVFGRGWSPDFPDAENFIAPFVGEQNALGTPYLTPEITGDLLPRSRRESDRANVEREFEQAQQIMVNDARLLPLWQGKQYVAASTDISGAEQALDPSTIMMMWQLQRKTSW
- a CDS encoding SDR family oxidoreductase; this encodes MTELPALSGKVALVTGASRGIGYGVAEALVARGDRVCITGRNEDALKEAVDRLGSERVIGVAGKAHDEAHQAVAVERVMEAFGRVDFLVNNAGTNPVFGPIADLDLNVARKVFETNVISALGFAQRTWHAWQKDNGGAIVNIASVAGLSPSPFIAAYGVSKAALINLTAQLAHEFAPKVRVNAIAPAVVKTKFAAALYEGREEEAASGYPLGRLGVPSDIGGAAEFLTSEQSAWVTGQTLVVDGGIFLNAGVA
- the fabG gene encoding 3-oxoacyl-ACP reductase FabG — encoded protein: MSTTEQRVAVVTGAARGIGAATAVRLAAEGRAVAVIDLDEAACKDTVEKITAAGGKAIAVGCDVSDEVQVEAAVARIAEELGAPTILVNNAGVLRDNLLFKMSVSDWDTVMNVHLRGAFLMSKACQKHMVDAKFGRIVNLSSSSALGNRGQVNYSAAKAGLQGFTKTLAKELGKFGVTANAVAPGFIATEMTKATADRVGMGFDDFKAAAATQIPVARVGEPDDIANAIAFFTGEAAGFVSGQVLYVAGGPLD
- a CDS encoding DUF3037 domain-containing protein, with the protein product MSDRHVFEYALLRVVPRVERGECVNAGVLVYCRARSYVGARTHLDEDRLLALDPRVDLPGVRAALRAVEGVCAGGDAAGQAAEDDPGRRFRWLIAPRSTIVQPGPVHTGLTADPAAETERLLDLLVR